In Nocardioides sp. JQ2195, a genomic segment contains:
- a CDS encoding S-adenosylmethionine:tRNA ribosyltransferase-isomerase, which produces MTALRDQPLTRFPTPTTAPAPAEARGLRRDEVRLLVARPDGVTHVAFHELPEHLAPGDLLVVNDSATVPGEIDTVSDRLGPVVLHVGSVLDDGTRLVELRSAPDAAEVILGARVGDVLRCGSAELELVSAHAGDDSSPTGLGNRLWRARPTDDLDAELVANGRPVAYGHLHHRYPLADYQTIFGSRPGSAEMPSAGRPFSERVLTRLVARGVLVATVTLHTGLSSQELGESPATEWFEVSESTADLVNATRRRGGRVVAVGTTVTRALESAVDTGGRVVAASGWTDRVISPQAPARVVDGLVTGWHDPRASHLLLVESVAGAELTQTAYDEAWSAGYLWHEFGDSALLLP; this is translated from the coding sequence ATGACCGCGCTCAGGGACCAGCCACTCACCCGCTTCCCGACGCCCACGACTGCCCCCGCGCCTGCGGAGGCACGTGGCCTGCGACGCGACGAGGTCCGGCTGCTGGTCGCCCGTCCGGACGGTGTCACCCATGTCGCGTTCCACGAACTGCCGGAGCACCTCGCGCCCGGTGACCTGCTGGTGGTGAACGACTCCGCGACCGTCCCGGGCGAGATCGACACCGTCAGCGATCGCCTCGGCCCGGTCGTGCTGCACGTGGGCAGTGTCCTCGACGACGGCACCCGCCTGGTCGAGCTGCGCTCGGCGCCGGATGCCGCCGAGGTGATCCTGGGAGCTCGGGTCGGCGACGTCCTGCGCTGCGGTTCCGCCGAGCTGGAGCTGGTCTCGGCGCATGCCGGCGACGATTCGTCACCCACGGGGCTCGGCAATCGGCTCTGGAGGGCGCGGCCGACCGATGACCTCGACGCCGAGCTGGTCGCGAACGGCCGCCCGGTCGCCTACGGCCATCTCCACCACCGCTATCCGCTGGCGGACTACCAGACGATCTTCGGCTCACGCCCGGGCAGCGCGGAGATGCCGTCGGCCGGACGTCCCTTCAGCGAACGGGTCCTCACCCGCCTCGTGGCGCGGGGCGTGCTGGTCGCGACCGTCACCCTGCACACCGGTCTGTCCTCACAGGAGCTCGGCGAGTCCCCGGCCACGGAATGGTTCGAGGTGTCCGAGAGCACCGCCGACCTGGTCAACGCGACGCGTCGGCGCGGCGGCCGGGTCGTCGCCGTCGGCACCACGGTCACACGTGCCCTCGAGTCGGCCGTCGACACCGGCGGTCGCGTGGTTGCTGCATCCGGATGGACCGACCGGGTCATCTCGCCGCAGGCCCCGGCCCGGGTCGTGGACGGGCTGGTCACCGGCTGGCACGACCCCCGGGCCTCGCACCTGTTGCTGGTCGAGTCGGTGGCCGGCGCCGAGCTCACGCAGACGGCGTACGACGAGGCCTGGTCCGCGGGGTACCTGTGGCACGAGTTCGGGGACTCAGCACTCCTGCTCCCCTGA
- the catC gene encoding muconolactone Delta-isomerase, which produces MALFHAHMVVRIPHDLDTDVRADIVAREKAYSQDLQEAGKWPHIWRIAGEYSNISILDVADADELHAMLSGLPLFPYMDIKVTALATHPSDIKA; this is translated from the coding sequence ATGGCGCTCTTCCACGCACACATGGTGGTCCGGATCCCGCACGACCTCGATACCGACGTCCGCGCCGACATCGTGGCCCGGGAGAAGGCGTACTCGCAGGATCTCCAGGAGGCGGGCAAGTGGCCGCACATCTGGCGCATCGCCGGGGAGTACTCCAACATCTCGATCCTCGACGTGGCCGACGCCGACGAGCTGCACGCCATGCTCTCCGGGTTGCCGCTGTTCCCCTACATGGACATCAAGGTGACCGCCCTGGCCACCCACCCGTCCGACATCAAGGCGTGA
- the catA gene encoding catechol 1,2-dioxygenase has product MSNTATETASAAASGASATERFKTDKLVGVENTPKERVDLLAREVLDAVHETVRKHKVTYDEYNALKAWLINVGQDGEWPLFLDVWVEHVVEEVANEDREGSKGTIEGPYYVPGAPALPAEATMPMRDGEKGTPLLFQGQVTDLSGAPVPNATIELWHADEDGFYSQFAPNIPEWNLRGTITADDEGRYWINTMQPAPYQIPTDGSCGKLISAAGWHPWRPAHLHLKVSAPGKQLITTQLYFPGDAHNDDDVASAVKPELLLDIQPAESGNGNQTTYDFVLDPA; this is encoded by the coding sequence ATGAGCAACACTGCGACCGAAACTGCCTCCGCAGCCGCCTCCGGCGCGTCGGCGACCGAGCGCTTCAAGACCGACAAGCTGGTCGGCGTCGAGAACACGCCCAAGGAGCGGGTCGACCTCCTTGCACGCGAGGTGCTGGACGCAGTCCACGAGACGGTGCGCAAGCACAAGGTCACCTACGACGAGTACAACGCCCTGAAGGCGTGGCTGATCAACGTCGGCCAGGACGGCGAGTGGCCGCTGTTCCTCGACGTGTGGGTCGAGCACGTCGTGGAAGAGGTCGCCAACGAGGACCGCGAGGGTTCCAAGGGCACCATCGAGGGTCCGTACTACGTGCCCGGAGCGCCGGCCCTCCCGGCCGAGGCCACGATGCCCATGCGTGACGGCGAGAAGGGCACGCCGCTGCTCTTCCAGGGCCAGGTGACCGACCTCTCCGGAGCCCCGGTCCCGAACGCCACGATCGAGCTGTGGCACGCGGACGAGGACGGGTTCTACTCGCAGTTCGCGCCCAACATCCCGGAGTGGAACCTGCGCGGCACCATCACCGCCGACGACGAGGGTCGCTACTGGATCAACACCATGCAGCCCGCGCCCTACCAGATCCCGACCGACGGCTCCTGCGGCAAGCTGATCTCCGCGGCCGGCTGGCACCCGTGGCGCCCCGCTCACCTGCACCTCAAGGTCTCGGCCCCGGGCAAGCAGCTGATCACCACCCAGCTCTACTTCCCCGGTGACGCCCACAACGACGACGACGTCGCGTCGGCCGTCAAGCCCGAGCTGCTGCTCGACATCCAGCCCGCCGAGTCCGGCAACGGCAACCAGACCACCTACGACTTCGTGCTGGACCCCGCCTGA
- the benA gene encoding benzoate 1,2-dioxygenase large subunit produces the protein MSDTLAHVRDTLSNAVVDDREAGIYRANRKIFTDEEIFELEMKHIFEGNWIYLAHESQVPNAGDYFTTYMGRQPVVITRDKDGDLHLLINACAHRGAMICRKKTDNRTTLTCPFHGWTFRNDGSLLKVKDPDGAGYPETFNTNGSHNMTKVPRFESYRGFLFGSLNDDVTTLAEHLGDTTKVIDMLVDQSPEGLEVLRGSSTYTYDGNWKVQAENGADGYHVTATHWNYAATTSRRDTGESANATKTLDAGSWGKSGGGYWSYPNGHLCLWTWAGNPQDRPLWDQMDLLKEKYGDAKGEFMVKGSRNLCLYPNVYLMDQFSTQIRHFRPISTDQTEVTIYCIAPKGESKESRAWRIRQYEDFFNASGMATPDDLEEFRSCQLTFQATKAPWNDMSRGAEHWLTGPDEVAEALDMPGVISAGLKNEDEGLYPVQHGYWRDVMVAAVDAEEAAAATRSNQA, from the coding sequence ATGAGCGACACCTTGGCGCACGTACGCGACACCCTCTCCAACGCGGTCGTCGACGACCGCGAGGCCGGCATCTACCGGGCCAACCGCAAGATCTTCACCGACGAGGAGATCTTCGAGCTCGAGATGAAGCACATCTTCGAGGGCAACTGGATCTACCTCGCGCACGAGAGCCAGGTGCCCAACGCCGGCGACTACTTCACGACGTACATGGGTCGGCAGCCGGTCGTGATCACCCGCGACAAGGACGGCGATCTGCACCTGCTGATCAACGCCTGTGCGCACCGCGGCGCGATGATCTGTCGCAAGAAGACCGACAACCGCACCACGCTGACCTGCCCCTTCCACGGGTGGACCTTCCGCAACGACGGCAGCCTGCTCAAGGTCAAGGACCCCGACGGCGCCGGCTACCCCGAGACGTTCAACACGAACGGCTCGCACAACATGACCAAGGTGCCCCGCTTCGAGAGCTACCGCGGGTTCCTGTTCGGCAGCCTCAACGACGACGTCACCACGCTCGCCGAGCACCTGGGCGACACCACCAAGGTCATCGACATGCTGGTCGACCAGTCCCCCGAGGGCCTCGAGGTGCTGCGCGGCTCCTCGACCTACACCTACGACGGCAACTGGAAGGTGCAGGCCGAGAACGGCGCCGACGGCTACCACGTCACCGCCACCCACTGGAACTACGCCGCCACCACCTCACGTCGTGACACCGGCGAGTCCGCCAACGCCACCAAGACGCTGGACGCCGGCAGCTGGGGCAAGTCCGGTGGCGGCTACTGGTCCTACCCCAACGGCCACCTGTGCCTGTGGACCTGGGCCGGCAACCCGCAGGACCGCCCGCTGTGGGACCAGATGGACCTGCTCAAGGAGAAGTACGGCGACGCCAAGGGCGAGTTCATGGTCAAGGGCTCGCGCAACCTGTGCCTCTACCCGAACGTCTACCTGATGGACCAGTTCTCCACCCAGATCCGGCACTTCCGTCCCATCTCGACCGACCAGACCGAGGTGACGATCTACTGCATCGCCCCCAAGGGCGAGAGCAAGGAGTCGCGTGCCTGGCGGATCCGCCAGTACGAGGACTTCTTCAACGCCTCCGGCATGGCCACCCCCGACGACCTGGAGGAGTTCCGCTCCTGCCAGCTCACCTTCCAGGCCACCAAGGCACCGTGGAACGACATGAGCCGCGGGGCCGAGCACTGGCTGACCGGGCCCGACGAGGTGGCCGAGGCACTCGACATGCCCGGCGTCATCTCGGCCGGCCTCAAGAACGAGGACGAGGGTCTCTACCCCGTCCAGCACGGCTACTGGCGCGACGTGATGGTCGCCGCCGTGGATGCCGAAGAAGCCGCAGCAGCCACCCGTTCGAACCAGGCGTGA
- the benB gene encoding benzoate 1,2-dioxygenase small subunit, producing the protein MTTTDTEGTKLITQNAIEQFLYREARHLDDREFEKWLECYADDCEYWMPAWDDNDNLTEDPQTDISLIYYANKGGLEDRIFRIRTERSSATSIPEPRTSHNISNVEVIERRGDIVDIRFNWHTMYFRYKTIDPYYGTSFYTIDFSGEQPLIRRKTVVLKNDYIHHVVDVYHF; encoded by the coding sequence ATGACCACCACCGACACCGAGGGCACCAAGCTCATCACGCAGAATGCCATCGAGCAGTTCCTCTACCGCGAAGCGCGCCACCTCGACGACCGCGAGTTCGAGAAGTGGCTCGAGTGCTACGCGGACGACTGCGAGTACTGGATGCCTGCCTGGGACGACAACGACAACCTCACCGAGGACCCCCAGACCGACATCTCGCTCATCTACTACGCCAACAAGGGTGGCCTGGAGGACCGCATCTTCCGGATCCGCACCGAGCGCTCCAGCGCGACGTCCATCCCCGAGCCGCGCACCAGCCACAACATCAGCAACGTCGAGGTCATCGAGCGTCGCGGCGACATCGTCGACATCCGGTTCAACTGGCACACGATGTACTTCCGCTACAAGACGATCGACCCCTACTACGGGACGTCCTTCTACACGATCGACTTCTCCGGCGAGCAGCCGTTGATCCGCCGCAAGACCGTGGTGCTCAAGAACGACTACATCCACCACGTCGTCGACGTGTACCACTTCTGA
- the benC gene encoding benzoate 1,2-dioxygenase electron transfer component BenC, which yields MSQQAATKPTHQVALSFEDGVTRFITVAEGQTVADASYRHRINIPLDCRDGACGTCKAFCESGEYDGGTYIEDALTEDEAEKGYVLPCSMKAKSDLVLQIASTSAVAKTSAATYTAKMSRLERLSDSTVSFTLEIPDRDKLAFLPGQYVNLAVPGTDETRSYSFSNSPDESGLSFLVKLTPGGLMSEHLANNAAVGDEMTFTGPNGSFFLRESDRPLLLLAGGTGLAPILAILRTLRDTGSERAVHLVYGVSNDTDLVELETLGELAGALPNLTWDHCVSDPESTAANKGFVMSLIRDEHLHGGDLAVYVCGPPPMVEAVRTHFSDEGVEPTGFYYEKFALSGTPPKETPVVEEVAQPPSRNQVSGGSETVPEEASDEPSRRPGASAPSSTTGTAAEPVESAEVAPAVASNRIAGQEIFPARDVAPLHAAAPGRTPDEDAAAARSIAGQQVARAGAEGPVTPFVAGDDQELLVSGARGIAGQEMFGSRDTEPLHEPVAAPEAAAQEAEETAPGAYEIGEEHPSVHESDAIFEARAALELGALELVIGRLSSRQVTGYRLLAEATVPYVDGDRFVDAAAYTETNAAFHDYLFTLTGNEHLLQAYQALGVKGHMEDVLRRATWCHPSCTQDHLDIVDAIEAGDRVAARTLIADHAERSKQTTRRAMDEARQRALPKFITPGRFDHKVVVVTGAAQGIGEQTARRISAEGGSVVLVDRAEIVNELAEELGSAARPAHAVIADLETWDGASSVVEAAIARFGRIDVLINNVGGAINFKPFTEFTDAEIRAELDRSLLTTLFSCRAALPSMVERGRGVIVNVSSAATRGIHRIPYSAAKGGINAITASLALEYADAGIRVVATAPGGTEAPPRRISRGTPAAETEQEQAWFQAHIDQTLGSSLMGRYGTLDEQAAAITFLASDEAAYITGTTLPVAGGDLG from the coding sequence ATGAGCCAGCAGGCTGCCACCAAGCCCACCCATCAGGTGGCGCTGTCGTTCGAGGACGGCGTCACCCGCTTCATCACCGTCGCCGAGGGCCAGACCGTCGCCGATGCGTCCTACCGCCACCGCATCAACATCCCCTTGGACTGCCGGGACGGCGCCTGTGGGACGTGCAAGGCGTTCTGCGAGTCGGGTGAGTACGACGGGGGCACCTACATCGAGGACGCCCTCACCGAGGACGAGGCCGAGAAGGGATACGTGCTGCCCTGCAGCATGAAGGCGAAGTCCGACCTCGTGCTCCAGATCGCCAGCACCTCGGCGGTCGCGAAGACCAGCGCGGCGACCTACACCGCGAAGATGTCGCGCCTCGAGCGCCTCTCCGACAGCACCGTCTCCTTCACCCTGGAGATCCCGGACCGCGACAAGCTGGCATTCCTCCCGGGACAGTACGTCAACCTCGCCGTCCCGGGCACGGACGAGACCCGGTCCTACTCCTTCAGCAACTCGCCGGACGAGTCCGGGCTCTCCTTCCTGGTCAAGCTCACCCCGGGTGGGTTGATGTCGGAGCACCTGGCCAACAACGCCGCCGTCGGTGACGAGATGACCTTCACCGGCCCCAACGGCAGCTTCTTCCTGCGCGAGTCCGACCGTCCGCTGCTGCTGCTGGCCGGTGGCACCGGGCTGGCGCCGATCCTGGCGATCCTGCGCACGCTTCGTGACACCGGGAGCGAGCGAGCCGTGCACCTGGTCTACGGGGTCAGCAACGACACCGACCTGGTCGAGCTCGAGACCCTGGGCGAGCTGGCCGGTGCGCTGCCCAACCTCACCTGGGACCACTGCGTCTCCGACCCGGAGAGCACGGCCGCGAACAAGGGCTTCGTGATGAGCCTGATCCGCGACGAGCACCTCCACGGCGGCGACCTCGCGGTCTACGTCTGCGGCCCGCCGCCGATGGTGGAGGCGGTGCGCACGCACTTCAGTGACGAGGGGGTGGAGCCCACCGGGTTCTACTACGAGAAGTTCGCCCTCTCGGGCACGCCTCCCAAGGAGACCCCGGTGGTCGAGGAGGTTGCGCAGCCACCGTCTCGAAACCAGGTCTCCGGTGGTTCCGAGACGGTTCCCGAGGAGGCGAGCGACGAGCCGTCTCGAAGGCCGGGCGCCAGCGCGCCCTCCTCAACCACCGGCACCGCCGCCGAACCCGTCGAGTCCGCCGAGGTGGCCCCCGCGGTCGCGTCCAACCGCATCGCCGGACAGGAGATCTTCCCGGCCCGCGACGTGGCACCGCTGCACGCCGCTGCCCCAGGGCGTACGCCGGACGAGGACGCCGCTGCTGCCCGCAGCATCGCCGGCCAGCAGGTTGCCAGGGCCGGCGCCGAAGGACCCGTCACCCCGTTCGTCGCCGGCGATGACCAGGAGCTGCTGGTCTCCGGTGCCCGCGGGATCGCGGGGCAGGAGATGTTCGGCAGCCGCGACACCGAGCCGCTCCACGAGCCCGTCGCGGCACCCGAGGCTGCTGCACAGGAAGCGGAGGAGACCGCTCCCGGTGCCTACGAGATCGGCGAGGAGCACCCCTCGGTGCACGAGTCCGACGCGATCTTCGAGGCACGCGCCGCGCTCGAGCTCGGTGCCCTGGAGCTGGTGATCGGCCGGCTCTCCTCGCGCCAGGTCACCGGCTACCGGCTGCTGGCCGAGGCCACGGTTCCCTACGTCGACGGTGACCGCTTCGTCGACGCGGCGGCGTACACCGAGACCAACGCTGCCTTCCACGACTACCTCTTCACCCTGACCGGCAACGAGCACCTGTTGCAGGCCTACCAGGCACTGGGCGTGAAGGGGCACATGGAGGACGTGCTGCGTCGCGCCACCTGGTGCCACCCGAGCTGCACGCAGGACCACCTCGACATCGTCGACGCGATCGAGGCCGGCGACCGGGTGGCCGCCCGCACGCTGATCGCCGACCACGCCGAGCGGTCGAAGCAGACCACCCGCCGGGCCATGGACGAGGCACGCCAGCGGGCACTGCCGAAGTTCATCACCCCGGGTCGCTTCGACCACAAGGTCGTCGTGGTCACCGGTGCGGCCCAGGGAATCGGCGAGCAGACCGCCCGCCGGATCAGCGCCGAGGGCGGATCGGTCGTGCTGGTCGACCGTGCCGAGATCGTGAACGAGCTCGCCGAGGAGCTGGGCAGCGCCGCTCGCCCGGCCCACGCCGTGATCGCCGACCTGGAGACGTGGGACGGCGCATCCTCGGTCGTCGAGGCAGCGATCGCCCGATTCGGGCGCATCGACGTGCTGATCAACAACGTCGGCGGCGCGATCAACTTCAAGCCGTTCACCGAGTTCACCGACGCCGAGATCCGCGCGGAGCTCGACAGGTCCCTGCTGACCACGCTGTTCAGCTGTCGGGCGGCGCTGCCGTCGATGGTCGAGCGGGGCCGCGGCGTGATCGTGAACGTCTCCTCGGCGGCCACCCGGGGCATCCACCGGATCCCCTACTCGGCGGCCAAGGGCGGCATCAACGCGATCACCGCGTCGCTGGCCCTGGAGTATGCCGATGCCGGGATCCGCGTCGTCGCGACCGCGCCCGGGGGCACCGAGGCGCCCCCGCGCCGCATCTCCCGCGGCACTCCGGCCGCGGAGACCGAGCAGGAGCAGGCCTGGTTCCAGGCCCACATCGACCAGACCCTCGGGTCGTCGTTGATGGGGCGCTACGGAACCCTCGACGAGCAGGCCGCGGCGATCACCTTCCTCGCCTCCGACGAAGCGGCCTACATCACCGGCACGACGCTCCCCGTCGCTGGCGGGGACCTCGGCTGA
- a CDS encoding LuxR family transcriptional regulator, whose protein sequence is MTTHFSGHVFVGRSAELESLRQLAATTSGRPSIVVVEGPPGSGKTALVEEFLAVQSAVTVLRAGASEWESAHPYAVLEQLDVAPDPADDPVVVARALLPELRRRTAGDGRLFIVVDGADLADAASLKALHSAARRAPTTIRVVMTARNPIRVDLPDLRRLRISELSTSDVRQLGQQHGVALTDREARALRDHAAGNAGVVIELLAEAPETPWTDWQRTLPATRRRVAEVRLALESCSPVAQRLLAAAAVLGDDAAEDEAIRLADVDEDSVSALDSAEEARLLHRDLRLGSKVLHWVDPMTRSAVLELVGMRRSHELHARAVEVVEDEFRLLHHRVLADREPNAALLVELREFAERQSAEGAWRHAAHALVRASRMEPDRARAMALLVEGVDALIGAGELPEANLFVEELEVAPRSARIDATLAYLSILRGRPAEAELLLDRAWQSWDTARPEVRSLIGVRRVLHHLAMWQPDAMVEWSDRVSGTGSPDATAALESAAMRGIGLAACGRWDEALASYDELGHRVPTGPQAQRIRMGRGWIDLARDEPVSARHDFEGAVPTRFRMGSTRVSLWAQAWLARSLFRLGDWDEALAVVARASREVAESEHHLLRPLVHWTGVQVNVLRGDQAAAREHLRKGAAAAQDYPMMQIPAALARAHFAEGAANYEGVVQALSPVAARLGNRIEPGFWPWPALHANALVMTDRVSEARALIDAHHAVARERGHRSEQAALEAVLGRIHCGSGDLDAGVAAFESALELLSDLPLPFERARVNFSYGQSLRRAGRRREADGVMRSARDGYATLRATTYVERCDRELNAAGLHTRRTTSLTDLTPQETAVADLVASGLSNREASEQLYISVKTVQYHLTRIYAKLGIRSRTELAARHVPTSEGSP, encoded by the coding sequence ATGACCACTCACTTCTCGGGGCACGTCTTCGTCGGCCGGTCGGCCGAGCTCGAGTCGCTGCGCCAGCTCGCCGCCACCACGTCCGGCCGCCCCTCGATCGTCGTGGTCGAGGGGCCACCGGGCAGCGGCAAGACCGCGCTGGTCGAGGAGTTCCTGGCCGTGCAGAGTGCCGTCACCGTCCTGCGGGCCGGGGCGTCGGAGTGGGAGTCGGCCCACCCCTATGCGGTGCTCGAGCAGCTCGACGTCGCTCCCGACCCGGCCGATGACCCCGTGGTCGTGGCGCGCGCGCTGCTGCCCGAGCTGCGTCGCCGTACGGCGGGAGACGGTCGCCTCTTCATCGTCGTCGACGGCGCCGACCTCGCCGACGCCGCGAGCCTGAAGGCACTGCACTCCGCCGCTCGGCGGGCGCCCACGACGATCCGGGTCGTCATGACCGCCCGGAACCCGATCCGGGTCGACCTGCCGGACCTGCGACGCCTGCGCATCTCGGAGCTGTCGACCTCCGACGTCCGGCAGCTCGGGCAACAGCACGGGGTGGCGCTGACCGACCGTGAGGCCCGGGCCCTGCGCGACCATGCCGCGGGCAACGCCGGCGTCGTCATCGAGCTGCTGGCCGAGGCCCCGGAGACGCCGTGGACCGACTGGCAGCGCACCCTGCCCGCCACCAGGCGACGGGTCGCCGAGGTGCGCCTCGCGTTGGAGAGCTGCTCCCCCGTGGCGCAACGCCTGCTCGCAGCCGCCGCCGTCCTCGGTGACGACGCCGCCGAGGACGAGGCGATCCGGCTCGCGGACGTCGACGAGGACTCCGTCTCGGCACTCGACAGCGCGGAGGAGGCCCGGCTGCTGCACCGCGACCTCCGCCTGGGCAGCAAGGTCCTGCACTGGGTCGACCCGATGACCCGATCGGCCGTGCTCGAGCTGGTCGGGATGCGGCGCAGCCACGAGCTGCACGCCCGGGCGGTCGAGGTGGTCGAGGACGAGTTCCGGCTGCTCCACCACCGGGTGCTGGCCGACCGCGAACCCAACGCGGCGCTGCTCGTCGAGCTGCGGGAGTTCGCCGAGCGCCAGTCCGCCGAGGGTGCGTGGAGGCACGCGGCCCACGCACTGGTCCGGGCCAGCCGGATGGAACCGGACCGGGCCCGGGCGATGGCCCTGCTGGTCGAGGGTGTCGACGCACTGATCGGGGCCGGTGAGCTGCCCGAGGCCAATCTCTTCGTCGAGGAGCTCGAGGTCGCCCCGCGATCGGCTCGCATCGACGCGACCCTCGCCTACCTCTCGATCCTGCGCGGGCGTCCGGCCGAGGCCGAGCTGCTGCTCGACCGGGCCTGGCAGAGCTGGGACACCGCCCGCCCGGAGGTCCGCTCGCTGATCGGCGTACGCCGGGTGCTGCACCACCTGGCCATGTGGCAGCCCGACGCCATGGTCGAGTGGAGCGACCGCGTGTCCGGGACCGGCAGCCCCGATGCCACCGCAGCCCTCGAGTCCGCGGCGATGCGGGGCATCGGTCTCGCCGCGTGCGGACGGTGGGACGAGGCGCTCGCCTCGTACGACGAGCTGGGCCACCGGGTCCCGACCGGTCCGCAGGCGCAGCGGATCCGGATGGGGCGGGGCTGGATCGACCTGGCCCGCGACGAGCCGGTCTCGGCTCGCCACGACTTCGAGGGCGCCGTCCCGACCCGGTTCCGGATGGGCTCCACCCGGGTCTCGCTGTGGGCCCAGGCCTGGTTGGCCCGGAGCCTGTTCCGCCTCGGCGACTGGGACGAGGCGCTGGCGGTCGTGGCCCGGGCCTCCCGTGAGGTCGCGGAGTCGGAGCACCACCTCCTGCGGCCGCTGGTCCACTGGACCGGGGTGCAGGTCAACGTGCTGCGCGGGGACCAGGCCGCCGCACGCGAGCACCTGCGCAAGGGCGCTGCCGCGGCGCAGGACTACCCGATGATGCAGATCCCGGCGGCGCTGGCCCGGGCCCACTTCGCCGAGGGCGCCGCCAACTACGAAGGCGTCGTCCAGGCCCTCTCCCCGGTGGCGGCGCGACTGGGGAACCGCATCGAGCCGGGGTTCTGGCCGTGGCCGGCGCTGCACGCCAACGCCCTGGTGATGACCGATCGGGTGAGCGAGGCGCGTGCCCTGATCGACGCGCACCACGCGGTGGCGCGCGAGCGTGGCCACCGCTCCGAGCAAGCCGCCCTGGAAGCCGTGCTCGGTCGGATCCACTGCGGCTCGGGTGATCTCGACGCCGGCGTCGCTGCCTTCGAGTCCGCCCTCGAACTGCTCTCCGACCTGCCCCTGCCCTTCGAGCGGGCCAGGGTGAACTTCAGCTACGGCCAGTCGCTGCGGCGGGCCGGCCGACGTCGCGAGGCCGACGGCGTCATGAGGTCCGCCCGCGACGGCTACGCGACCCTGCGCGCGACGACGTACGTCGAACGCTGCGACCGCGAGCTCAACGCCGCCGGGCTGCACACGCGTCGCACCACGAGCCTGACCGACCTCACGCCCCAGGAGACGGCCGTCGCCGACCTCGTCGCGTCGGGACTGAGCAACCGCGAGGCCAGTGAGCAGCTCTACATCTCGGTCAAGACCGTCCAGTACCACCTCACCCGCATCTACGCGAAGCTCGGCATCCGTTCGCGCACCGAGCTCGCTGCCCGGCACGTCCCGACGTCGGAGGGCAGCCCATGA
- a CDS encoding benzoate/H(+) symporter BenE family transporter has translation MTELTTARPQRPHLHDLRRDLGTTELANGLIALVFAATGPVAVILAVGTAGGLSREEISSWIFAVFFLNGIITILASWSFRQPLSFFWTIPGTVVVGKSLDHLAWPEVLGAFVVTGVLILVLGMSGWVARVMSLIPLPLVMAMVAGVFLSFGTDLVGAVRSDAVIAAPMVLAFLVLSRPGALGRWMPPVLGALVIGAVAVAVTAGFTPGTGPILSTPTLQAPVFSTSALLELVVPLAITVLVVQNGQGVAVLTAAGHRPPVTFATICCGIGSLLSAAVGGISSCLTGPTNSLLVASGQRSRHYAAAITCGTLALAVGLFAPLFVRLMLAAPPAYIATLGGLAMLRALQGAFVASFAHRFTLGALVTFLVTITDLTLFNVGGAFWGIVIGLAVSKVLEPDDFHVQTPA, from the coding sequence ATGACCGAGCTGACCACGGCTCGCCCGCAGCGACCGCACCTGCACGACCTCCGTCGCGATCTCGGCACCACCGAGCTCGCGAACGGACTGATCGCCCTGGTGTTCGCGGCGACCGGACCGGTCGCGGTGATCCTCGCCGTCGGCACGGCCGGTGGCCTGTCGCGTGAGGAGATCAGCTCGTGGATCTTCGCGGTCTTCTTCCTCAACGGCATCATCACGATCCTGGCCAGCTGGTCCTTCCGCCAGCCGCTCTCCTTCTTCTGGACGATCCCGGGCACCGTGGTGGTCGGCAAGTCGCTCGACCACCTGGCCTGGCCCGAGGTCCTCGGCGCGTTCGTGGTCACCGGGGTGCTCATTCTCGTGCTCGGCATGAGTGGCTGGGTGGCTCGCGTGATGTCGTTGATCCCCCTGCCGTTGGTGATGGCCATGGTGGCCGGGGTGTTCCTGAGCTTCGGCACCGACCTGGTCGGCGCCGTCCGCTCCGACGCAGTCATTGCCGCTCCCATGGTGCTGGCCTTCCTCGTGCTCAGCCGTCCCGGGGCCCTGGGACGTTGGATGCCGCCGGTCCTGGGCGCCCTGGTGATCGGCGCGGTGGCCGTCGCCGTCACCGCTGGTTTCACACCCGGCACCGGACCGATCCTCTCGACCCCGACGCTGCAGGCACCTGTCTTCAGCACCTCGGCACTGCTCGAGCTCGTGGTGCCGCTGGCGATCACGGTGCTCGTGGTGCAGAACGGACAGGGCGTCGCGGTCCTGACCGCGGCCGGGCACAGGCCACCGGTCACGTTCGCCACCATCTGCTGCGGCATCGGATCACTGCTCAGCGCCGCCGTCGGAGGCATCTCCTCATGCCTGACCGGGCCCACGAACTCGCTCCTGGTGGCCTCGGGCCAGCGCAGTCGGCACTACGCCGCGGCGATCACCTGCGGCACGCTCGCACTGGCCGTGGGACTGTTCGCACCGCTCTTCGTGCGGTTGATGCTGGCAGCGCCGCCGGCCTACATCGCCACGCTCGGAGGGCTCGCGATGCTGCGCGCACTGCAGGGCGCCTTCGTCGCGTCCTTCGCCCATCGCTTCACGCTGGGTGCCCTGGTGACGTTCCTGGTCACGATCACCGACCTCACCCTGTTCAACGTGGGCGGGGCCTTCTGGGGGATCGTGATCGGCCTGGCCGTCTCGAAGGTCCTGGAGCCCGACGACTTCCACGTCCAGACACCTGCGTAG